The following proteins are co-located in the Noviherbaspirillum sp. UKPF54 genome:
- a CDS encoding LysR family transcriptional regulator — translation METKWLEDFISLAETHSFSRSAELRHVTQPAFSRRIQSLEAWLGADLIDRTSYPTRLTPAGEVFYEQAMEMLGQINNARALLRGKRPTAHTTVDFAVPHTLSLTYMPKWMTQLESGFGPLHTRLIALNVHDAVMAMVDGGCDLLLCYHHPRQPVQLDASRYDMLVLGREALRAYARCDKSGTPKFALPGTAKSPLPFLSYTSNAYLGRMVDLILADAKRAPHLDKRYETDMAEGLKMMALEGHGVAFLPESAVTRELRQRQLARADGGQPEWEVEMDIRLYRERPTAQRPGKPIVARLWDYLVARNAAEGKARASKARAPH, via the coding sequence ATGGAAACCAAATGGCTGGAAGACTTCATTTCGCTGGCTGAAACGCACAGTTTCAGCCGCTCCGCTGAGCTGCGCCATGTGACGCAACCCGCGTTTTCGCGCCGCATCCAGTCGCTGGAAGCCTGGCTGGGCGCCGACCTGATCGACCGCACCTCGTACCCGACGCGGCTGACGCCGGCGGGCGAAGTGTTCTACGAGCAGGCGATGGAAATGCTCGGCCAGATCAACAACGCGCGCGCGCTGTTGCGCGGCAAGCGGCCGACGGCGCATACCACGGTCGATTTCGCCGTGCCGCACACGCTGTCGCTGACCTACATGCCGAAGTGGATGACGCAGCTGGAATCCGGCTTCGGCCCGCTGCACACGCGCCTGATCGCACTGAACGTGCATGACGCGGTGATGGCCATGGTCGACGGCGGCTGCGACCTGCTGCTGTGCTATCACCATCCGCGCCAGCCGGTGCAGCTCGATGCCAGCCGCTACGACATGCTTGTGCTGGGGCGCGAAGCCCTGCGTGCCTATGCGCGCTGCGACAAGTCCGGCACGCCGAAATTCGCGTTGCCGGGCACCGCGAAATCGCCGCTGCCTTTCCTGTCCTATACCAGCAACGCTTACCTGGGGCGCATGGTCGACCTGATCCTGGCCGACGCCAAACGCGCGCCGCACCTCGACAAGCGCTACGAAACGGACATGGCCGAAGGCTTGAAGATGATGGCGCTGGAAGGCCACGGCGTGGCGTTCCTGCCGGAGTCGGCGGTCACGCGCGAGCTGCGGCAAAGGCAGCTGGCGCGCGCCGACGGCGGGCAGCCGGAATGGGAGGTGGAAATGGACATCCGCCTGTACCGCGAGCGTCCCACGGCGCAGCGCCCCGGCAAGCCGATCGTGGCCCGGCTGTGGGATTACTTGGTCGCGAGGAACGCGGCAGAGGGCAAGGCGCGCGCCTCCAAGGCCAGAGCGCCGCACTGA
- a CDS encoding efflux RND transporter periplasmic adaptor subunit gives MTELGKFSAVLILSGAWVASAIAATSGLLKLSDEQMRKSGIVLERVGGASSQAGAGDGFRLSGTAVFPAKAIRIVSAPAAGVVQAVLADPMSKVAAGAPIARLYSPQLLEWQRGYVQSSVQAQLAGSKLKRDEALFKEGIIPESRLQETRSAMIQSRAAEQELRQTLKLAGMGDKAIGALAQSQSISPVLTVTAPAPGTVIEQMAAPGQRVEAGAPLARIGQSGQLWIDLQAARAQAAAIGVGDAVNVVGCTQAGRVTAVGMQLDSATQTVTVRAELPAAESCLRPNQFVEALVKPTRLPPGALQIPAAALVRLDGKDHVFVREGGGLRPVAVTVASRGSDSAMVQGPLQPGAEVAVRGMATLKGMWLGMGAGEGQ, from the coding sequence ATGACTGAACTTGGGAAATTCTCTGCTGTATTGATCTTATCCGGCGCATGGGTGGCGTCGGCCATCGCGGCCACCTCGGGCCTGCTCAAGCTGAGCGACGAGCAGATGCGCAAGTCGGGCATCGTGCTCGAGCGCGTGGGCGGCGCATCGTCGCAGGCTGGCGCAGGTGACGGTTTCAGGCTGTCCGGCACGGCGGTTTTTCCCGCCAAGGCGATCCGGATCGTGAGTGCGCCGGCGGCCGGCGTGGTGCAGGCCGTGCTGGCGGACCCGATGAGCAAGGTCGCCGCCGGCGCGCCGATCGCCCGCCTGTACAGCCCGCAGCTCCTGGAATGGCAGCGCGGCTACGTGCAATCGAGCGTGCAGGCGCAGCTTGCCGGCAGCAAGCTCAAGCGCGACGAAGCCTTGTTCAAGGAAGGCATCATTCCGGAAAGCCGGCTGCAGGAAACGCGCAGCGCGATGATCCAGAGCCGCGCGGCCGAGCAGGAACTGCGACAGACATTGAAGCTGGCCGGCATGGGCGACAAGGCCATCGGCGCGCTGGCGCAGTCGCAATCCATTTCCCCGGTTCTCACCGTGACGGCGCCGGCTCCCGGCACCGTGATCGAGCAGATGGCCGCGCCCGGCCAGCGCGTCGAAGCCGGCGCGCCGCTGGCGCGCATCGGCCAGTCCGGCCAGCTGTGGATCGACTTGCAGGCGGCGCGCGCGCAGGCCGCGGCGATCGGTGTCGGCGATGCGGTCAACGTGGTTGGCTGCACCCAGGCCGGGCGCGTGACGGCAGTCGGCATGCAGCTCGACAGCGCGACGCAGACCGTCACGGTGCGTGCGGAGCTGCCGGCGGCGGAAAGCTGCCTGCGGCCGAACCAGTTCGTCGAAGCGCTCGTCAAGCCGACGCGCCTGCCTCCGGGCGCGTTGCAGATCCCGGCGGCGGCGCTGGTACGGCTTGACGGCAAGGACCACGTATTCGTGCGTGAAGGCGGCGGCTTGCGCCCGGTCGCCGTCACGGTCGCCAGCCGCGGCAGTGACAGCGCCATGGTGCAGGGGCCGCTCCAGCCCGGGGCCGAGGTCGCGGTGCGCGGCATGGCCACGCTCAAGGGCATGTGGCTGGGGATGGGCGCGGGCGAGGGACAATGA
- a CDS encoding efflux RND transporter permease subunit: MIARLIAFSLAQRLLMLVLTAALIGAGALAFRGLPIDAFPDVSSTQVKIIMKAPGMTPEEVEMRITAPIEQELLGIPHQTVLRSQSKYAIADITLDFEDGTDIFWARQQVAERLNNVLGALPPGAQGGLAPITTPLGEMFMFTIEGDLPLTDKRTLLDWTIRPQLRAIPGVADVNALGGLVKSFEVVPDPAALAARGISLAQVQAALEANNRNDGAGRLSDNEESLLIRSDGSVRSIDDVKAITIVSRNGTPVRIGDVAEVRVGSMTRYGTVTKDGRGEAVEGLILGLRGANAQQVVDQVRAKLADIQKSLPKGVTIKSFYDRGNLVERAVGTVSKALVEAIALVMVLLFLFLGNLRAALVVAVILPLSALMTFLMMRYFGLSANLMSLGGLSIAIGMLVDAAVVVVENIEAHAAHPAPGAARTRLHTIYRAVQEVAVPVTSGMAIIVIVFLPLITLQGLEGKLFKPVALTIVFALSGSLLLSLTVIPVLASFFLGAAAHESPWLVRKIEHAYLPLLSWALQHRRTVYIASLAGLAAALGLFMLIGKSFMPTMDEGDIIMQVEKMPSINLARSAEIDRTLQARILAAVPEVRSVVARVGSDELGLDPMGLNETDSFLVLKPRAEWRDPDKEKLIDRLRQVAAEFPGINVSFTQPIEMRTSEMLSGVRGDLAVKVYGSDLAKLNAMAEQIVRVLEAIPGSQDVLTVQNAGVQYLQVEIDRVAAGRYGLTVEQVQNDLRTLVEGRTAGIVIEEGRRLPLIVRGSSALQMSPQLFGELRLPLADGQAIPLAHLARLRAVDGPVKIERENSSRMVVVRANVRGRDLVGFVADAQAAVAKQVALPAGYRIAWGGQFENQQRAAARLAIVVPIALALIFLLLFTTFGSVRQATLVFANIPFALIGGVVGLAVTGEYLSVPASVGFIALMGIAVLNGLVMISYFNQLKAKGLSAVDVVVEGAKRRLRPVMMTASIAAFGLIPLLLSTGPGSEIQRPLAIVVIGGLVSSTLLTLVLLPILFQQFGMGKK; this comes from the coding sequence ATGATTGCACGTCTGATTGCTTTTTCTCTGGCACAGCGCCTGCTGATGCTGGTCTTGACGGCGGCGTTGATCGGCGCCGGCGCGCTGGCTTTTCGCGGCTTGCCGATCGACGCCTTTCCCGATGTGTCCTCGACCCAGGTGAAGATCATCATGAAGGCACCCGGCATGACGCCGGAAGAAGTCGAGATGCGCATCACCGCGCCGATCGAGCAGGAGTTGCTGGGCATCCCGCACCAGACGGTCCTGCGCTCGCAGTCGAAATACGCGATTGCCGACATCACGCTGGACTTCGAGGACGGCACCGATATCTTCTGGGCGCGCCAGCAAGTCGCCGAACGCCTCAACAACGTGCTCGGCGCCCTGCCGCCCGGCGCCCAGGGCGGGCTGGCGCCGATCACCACGCCGCTGGGCGAGATGTTCATGTTTACCATCGAAGGCGACCTGCCGCTGACCGACAAGCGCACCTTGCTCGACTGGACGATCCGCCCGCAGCTGCGCGCCATTCCCGGCGTGGCGGATGTCAATGCGCTCGGAGGACTGGTGAAGAGTTTCGAGGTGGTTCCCGATCCGGCGGCGCTGGCCGCGCGCGGCATTTCGCTGGCACAGGTGCAGGCGGCGCTGGAAGCCAACAACCGCAACGACGGAGCGGGGCGCCTGTCCGACAACGAAGAGTCGCTGCTGATCCGCAGCGACGGCAGCGTGCGCAGCATCGACGATGTGAAAGCCATCACGATCGTCAGCCGTAACGGCACGCCGGTGCGCATCGGCGACGTGGCCGAGGTGCGTGTCGGCAGCATGACGCGCTACGGCACCGTGACCAAGGACGGGCGCGGCGAGGCGGTCGAGGGGCTGATCCTGGGCCTGCGCGGGGCCAACGCGCAGCAGGTGGTCGACCAGGTGCGCGCCAAGCTCGCCGATATCCAGAAAAGTCTGCCCAAGGGCGTGACGATCAAATCCTTCTATGACCGCGGCAACCTGGTCGAGCGCGCCGTCGGTACCGTGTCCAAGGCGCTGGTGGAGGCGATCGCGCTGGTGATGGTGCTGCTGTTCCTGTTCCTCGGCAATCTGCGCGCGGCGCTGGTGGTGGCGGTGATCCTGCCGCTGTCGGCATTGATGACCTTCCTGATGATGCGCTACTTCGGGCTGTCGGCCAACCTGATGTCGCTCGGCGGCCTGTCGATCGCCATCGGCATGCTGGTCGATGCGGCGGTCGTGGTGGTCGAGAATATCGAGGCGCATGCCGCGCATCCAGCACCTGGCGCCGCCCGCACCCGGCTGCACACGATCTACCGCGCGGTGCAGGAAGTCGCGGTGCCGGTCACCTCCGGCATGGCCATCATCGTGATCGTGTTCCTGCCGCTGATTACCCTGCAGGGGCTGGAAGGAAAGCTGTTCAAGCCGGTGGCGCTGACCATCGTCTTCGCCTTGTCCGGCTCGCTGCTGCTGTCGCTGACGGTGATTCCCGTGCTGGCGTCGTTTTTCCTCGGCGCGGCGGCGCATGAAAGCCCGTGGCTGGTGCGCAAAATCGAGCACGCGTATCTGCCGCTGCTGAGCTGGGCGCTGCAGCACCGCAGGACGGTGTACATCGCATCGCTCGCGGGGCTGGCGGCGGCGCTCGGCTTGTTCATGTTGATCGGCAAATCGTTCATGCCGACGATGGACGAGGGCGACATCATCATGCAGGTCGAGAAGATGCCGTCGATTAATCTGGCACGTTCGGCGGAAATCGACCGGACGCTGCAGGCGCGCATCCTGGCGGCGGTGCCGGAGGTCCGCAGCGTGGTGGCGCGCGTCGGCTCCGACGAGCTCGGGCTCGATCCGATGGGGCTCAACGAAACCGATTCCTTCCTGGTGCTCAAGCCGCGCGCCGAGTGGCGCGACCCGGACAAGGAAAAGCTGATCGATCGCCTGCGCCAGGTGGCGGCGGAATTCCCGGGGATTAACGTCAGCTTCACGCAGCCGATCGAAATGCGCACTTCGGAAATGCTGTCCGGCGTGCGCGGCGACCTCGCGGTCAAGGTCTACGGCAGCGACCTGGCGAAGCTCAACGCGATGGCCGAACAGATCGTGCGCGTGCTGGAAGCCATCCCCGGCAGCCAGGATGTGCTGACGGTCCAGAACGCCGGCGTGCAGTACCTGCAGGTCGAGATCGACCGGGTGGCGGCCGGCCGCTACGGCTTGACCGTCGAACAGGTGCAGAACGATTTGCGCACGCTGGTCGAGGGGCGCACTGCGGGCATCGTGATCGAGGAGGGCCGGCGCCTGCCGCTGATCGTGCGCGGCAGCAGCGCGCTGCAGATGTCGCCGCAACTGTTTGGCGAGCTGCGCCTGCCGCTGGCTGACGGCCAGGCCATCCCGCTGGCGCATCTGGCCAGGCTGCGCGCGGTCGACGGGCCGGTCAAGATCGAGCGCGAGAATTCGTCGCGCATGGTGGTGGTACGCGCCAATGTGCGCGGGCGCGACCTGGTCGGTTTCGTGGCAGACGCGCAGGCTGCTGTCGCCAAACAGGTCGCGCTGCCGGCCGGTTACCGCATCGCCTGGGGCGGCCAGTTCGAAAACCAGCAGCGCGCCGCGGCGCGTCTGGCGATCGTCGTGCCGATTGCGCTGGCGCTCATCTTCCTGCTGCTGTTTACTACCTTCGGGTCGGTGCGGCAGGCCACGCTGGTATTCGCCAATATCCCGTTCGCATTGATCGGCGGTGTCGTCGGCCTGGCCGTCACCGGTGAATACCTGTCGGTGCCGGCCTCGGTCGGATTCATCGCCCTGATGGGCATCGCGGTCCTCAACGGGCTGGTGATGATCAGCTATTTCAACCAGTTGAAGGCCAAGGGATTGAGCGCGGTCGACGTCGTGGTGGAGGGCGCGAAGCGGCGCCTGCGCCCGGTCATGATGACGGCCAGTATCGCCGCCTTCGGCCTGATTCCCTTGCTGCTGTCGACCGGGCCGGGCTCGGAAATCCAGCGGCCGCTGGCCATCGTCGTCATCGGCGGCCTGGTTAGTTCCACGCTGCTGACGCTGGTGCTGCTGCCGATCCTGTTCCAACAATTCGGCATGGGGAAAAAATAA
- a CDS encoding DUF3240 family protein — translation MEHRYSHVLTLALPAALEEEVLDHLQARPDWVSGFSVAQAEGFGNGTSLPSTLEQVRGRARRRLITILMEQAHIEPLLASLHAEFRNPEMAYWITPLIKFGRFA, via the coding sequence ATGGAACATCGATATAGCCATGTCCTGACGCTGGCGCTGCCCGCCGCGTTGGAAGAAGAGGTGCTCGACCATCTGCAGGCGCGCCCGGACTGGGTCAGCGGCTTCTCCGTCGCGCAAGCCGAGGGCTTCGGCAACGGCACTTCGTTGCCCAGCACGCTGGAACAGGTGCGCGGCAGGGCACGCCGCCGCCTCATCACGATCCTGATGGAGCAGGCGCACATCGAGCCGTTGCTGGCGAGCCTGCACGCCGAATTCCGCAATCCGGAAATGGCGTACTGGATCACCCCTTTGATCAAGTTTGGACGATTCGCATGA
- a CDS encoding TolC family protein produces the protein MKAMKLFSFAWPMLAVVVAASAGAQEYPPLLPPEGAVRNYLNQLPQVQAARNGIELGQANASRLGAGPYEWTVKGTLQQRRERAGPRYRENELAVERPVRWFGKADKDRALGEIGVTLAEHALADAWHEAGRAFLKNWFDTLRNLRAAARLQEQADLLGQQADVVRKRYKAGDAPRVELMLAETERDRALGAQRQAALRAERSVADLRVRYPGIAPQAPQQLPAPAPIAGSASEWQQRILAENHELLLARAQATQGKLSAERAALDRVPDPTIGVRIAQERDSQEKIVGLTLSIPLSGTLRRAQQDAGLAQARIAEDRARQSETKAQSDAISTAMNAESAYEVWQRLEQVARQTEANTAVVSKAYSLGEAPLGELLLARRQSLDAVASAEEGRFDALEAYARLLLDAHVIWDEQAADSQRDAAPTLTRKPL, from the coding sequence ATGAAAGCAATGAAGCTGTTTTCGTTCGCCTGGCCGATGCTGGCCGTGGTCGTGGCCGCCTCGGCGGGCGCGCAAGAATATCCGCCGCTGTTGCCGCCCGAGGGCGCGGTGCGCAATTACCTGAACCAGTTGCCGCAGGTGCAGGCCGCTCGCAACGGTATTGAACTGGGACAGGCGAATGCCAGCCGCCTGGGCGCCGGCCCCTATGAATGGACCGTCAAGGGCACGCTGCAGCAGCGCCGCGAGCGCGCCGGTCCCCGCTACCGCGAAAACGAGTTGGCCGTCGAGCGCCCGGTGCGCTGGTTCGGCAAGGCCGACAAGGATCGGGCGCTCGGCGAAATTGGCGTGACGCTGGCCGAGCATGCGTTGGCCGATGCCTGGCATGAAGCCGGCCGCGCCTTCCTGAAGAACTGGTTCGACACGCTGCGCAACCTGCGCGCCGCGGCGCGCTTGCAAGAGCAGGCGGACCTGCTCGGCCAACAGGCCGATGTCGTGCGCAAGCGCTACAAGGCCGGGGATGCGCCGCGCGTCGAGCTGATGCTGGCCGAAACCGAACGCGACAGGGCGCTCGGCGCGCAACGCCAGGCGGCGCTGCGTGCCGAGCGCAGCGTGGCCGATCTGCGCGTGCGCTATCCAGGCATCGCGCCGCAGGCGCCGCAGCAGCTGCCCGCGCCGGCGCCGATCGCCGGTTCCGCAAGCGAGTGGCAGCAGCGCATCCTGGCCGAGAATCACGAACTCCTGCTGGCGCGCGCCCAGGCCACGCAAGGCAAGCTGAGCGCCGAGCGCGCCGCGCTCGATCGCGTGCCCGACCCGACCATCGGCGTGCGCATCGCGCAGGAACGCGACAGCCAGGAAAAGATCGTCGGCCTCACATTGTCGATCCCGCTGTCCGGCACGCTGCGCCGCGCACAGCAGGACGCCGGCCTGGCGCAGGCGCGCATTGCGGAAGATCGCGCCCGGCAGTCGGAGACCAAGGCGCAAAGCGACGCGATCAGCACCGCCATGAATGCCGAGTCCGCCTACGAAGTCTGGCAACGCCTGGAGCAGGTTGCCCGGCAAACCGAAGCCAACACGGCGGTGGTATCCAAGGCGTATTCCCTCGGCGAAGCGCCGCTGGGCGAGCTGCTTCTCGCCAGGCGGCAATCGCTCGACGCCGTCGCCAGCGCGGAGGAAGGGCGCTTCGATGCGCTCGAGGCGTACGCCAGGCTATTGCTCGATGCCCATGTCATCTGGGACGAGCAGGCGGCCGACAGCCAGCGCGATGCGGCACCTACACTGACCCGCAAACCGCTCTAA
- a CDS encoding glutamate/aspartate ABC transporter substrate-binding protein: MKLSKMIAVLIGVGAFAGAVQAAELTGTLKKIKDTGTITLGVRESSIPFNYSLGGVRYVGYSYDVMMNAVDAIKAELKMPNLQVKEIPVTPQNRITLTQNGTIDMECSSTTNNTERQRQVAFSDTIFIIGTRLMTKKDSGINDFADLKGKNVVTTAGTTSERLLRKMNEEKNLGMNIISAKEHGQSFLTLESGRAAAFMMDDALLYGERAKARNPNEWVIVGKPQSREAYGCMMRKDDEPFKKVVDNSIAKLMKSGQIERVYHKWFLEPIPPKGLNLNFPLSDDMKQLFKNPNDKAYE, encoded by the coding sequence ATGAAGCTATCGAAAATGATCGCCGTTCTTATCGGTGTAGGGGCATTCGCAGGCGCTGTGCAGGCCGCCGAGCTGACCGGCACGCTGAAGAAAATCAAGGATACCGGCACCATCACGCTCGGCGTGCGCGAATCGTCCATCCCGTTCAACTACAGCCTCGGCGGCGTGCGTTACGTCGGCTATTCGTATGACGTCATGATGAACGCGGTCGACGCGATCAAGGCCGAACTGAAGATGCCGAATCTTCAGGTCAAGGAAATCCCGGTCACGCCGCAAAACCGCATCACGCTGACCCAGAACGGCACCATCGACATGGAATGCAGTTCGACCACGAACAATACCGAGCGCCAGAGGCAGGTCGCGTTTTCCGATACCATCTTCATCATCGGCACCCGCCTGATGACCAAGAAGGATTCCGGCATCAACGATTTCGCCGACCTGAAGGGCAAGAACGTCGTCACGACCGCCGGCACCACGTCCGAACGCCTGCTGCGCAAGATGAATGAAGAAAAGAACTTGGGCATGAACATCATCAGCGCCAAGGAACATGGCCAGTCCTTCCTGACGCTGGAGTCCGGACGCGCCGCCGCCTTCATGATGGACGACGCCTTGCTGTACGGCGAGCGCGCCAAGGCACGCAATCCGAACGAATGGGTAATCGTCGGCAAGCCGCAATCGCGTGAAGCGTATGGCTGCATGATGCGCAAGGACGATGAGCCGTTCAAGAAGGTGGTCGACAACTCGATCGCCAAGCTGATGAAGTCGGGCCAGATCGAGCGCGTCTACCACAAGTGGTTCCTGGAGCCGATTCCGCCGAAGGGGTTGAACCTGAACTTCCCGCTGTCCGACGACATGAAGCAGCTGTTCAAGAATCCGAACGACAAGGCTTACGAATAA
- a CDS encoding amino acid ABC transporter permease, whose protein sequence is MNYHWNWDVFFQSAARNETYLDWLLSGALTTLIIGLSGWLIALALGSILGVLRTVPNKFLSGIAATYVEIFRNIPLLVQLFIWYFVMPDLLPGGEAIKQMNPVLQQYIAAILCLGTFTAARVCEQVRSGIISLPRGQKNAGLALGLTLPQTYRYVILPMAYRIIVPPLTSEFLNIFKNSAVASTIGLLELAAQGRQLVDYTAQPYESFIAVTLLYVVINITVMLLMRWIEGRTRVPGYIGSK, encoded by the coding sequence ATGAACTACCACTGGAACTGGGACGTTTTTTTCCAGAGCGCGGCCAGGAACGAGACGTATCTCGATTGGCTGTTGTCGGGCGCGCTCACCACGCTGATCATCGGCCTGTCCGGCTGGCTCATCGCGCTGGCGCTGGGCTCGATACTGGGCGTGCTGCGCACGGTGCCGAACAAATTTTTGTCCGGTATCGCCGCCACCTACGTTGAAATCTTCCGCAATATTCCGCTGCTGGTGCAGCTTTTCATCTGGTATTTCGTGATGCCCGACCTGCTGCCGGGCGGCGAGGCGATCAAGCAGATGAACCCGGTCCTGCAGCAATACATCGCCGCCATTCTCTGCCTGGGGACCTTCACCGCCGCGCGCGTGTGCGAACAGGTACGTTCCGGCATCATCTCGCTGCCGCGCGGGCAAAAGAATGCCGGGCTGGCACTGGGCCTGACGCTGCCGCAAACCTACCGCTACGTGATCCTGCCGATGGCCTATCGCATCATCGTGCCTCCGCTGACCTCCGAATTCCTCAACATCTTCAAGAATTCGGCGGTCGCGTCCACCATCGGCTTGCTGGAGCTGGCCGCGCAGGGCCGGCAACTGGTCGACTACACCGCACAGCCCTATGAATCCTTTATCGCGGTGACCTTGCTCTACGTCGTGATCAACATCACCGTGATGCTGCTGATGCGGTGGATCGAAGGCCGTACCCGGGTGCCCGGCTACATCGGCAGCAAATAA
- the gltK gene encoding glutamate/aspartate ABC transporter permease GltK: protein MAYSFDFSSINADNLAVLGDGMIVSLQITAVAVVVGIVWGTLLAMMRLSGAKPLQWLAAGYVNTFRSIPLVMVLLWFFLIVPQLLQNLLNLSPSTDFRLTSALVAFALFEAAYYSEIIRAGIQSVPKGQINASLALGMTYGQSMRLVILPQAFRNMIPLLLTQGIVLFQDTSLVYVSALADFFGQAYGIGERDGRIVELLLFAGAVYFVICFSASLLVRRFQKKVIS from the coding sequence ATGGCATATTCATTCGATTTCAGTTCGATCAACGCCGACAACCTCGCGGTGCTCGGCGACGGCATGATCGTGTCGCTGCAGATTACCGCCGTCGCCGTAGTGGTGGGCATCGTCTGGGGCACGCTGCTGGCGATGATGCGCCTGTCGGGCGCCAAGCCGCTGCAATGGCTGGCGGCCGGCTACGTGAACACGTTCCGCTCGATTCCGCTGGTGATGGTGCTGCTGTGGTTCTTCCTGATCGTGCCGCAACTGTTGCAGAATCTGCTGAACCTGTCGCCCAGCACCGATTTCCGGCTGACCTCGGCGCTGGTAGCGTTCGCGCTTTTCGAAGCGGCGTATTACTCCGAGATCATCCGCGCCGGCATCCAGTCGGTGCCGAAAGGGCAGATCAACGCCTCGCTCGCGCTCGGTATGACCTACGGCCAGTCGATGCGGCTGGTGATCCTGCCGCAGGCATTCCGCAACATGATCCCCTTGCTCCTGACGCAAGGCATCGTGCTGTTCCAGGATACCTCGCTGGTCTACGTCAGCGCGCTGGCCGATTTCTTCGGCCAGGCCTACGGCATCGGCGAACGCGATGGGCGGATTGTCGAGCTGCTGCTGTTCGCCGGCGCGGTATATTTTGTGATTTGCTTCAGCGCCTCGCTGCTGGTGCGGCGGTTTCAGAAAAAGGTGATTTCATGA
- a CDS encoding amino acid ABC transporter ATP-binding protein, which yields MIDIKNVSKWYGSFQVLTDCTTHVSKGDVMVVCGPSGSGKSTLIKTVNGLEPFQKGQIVVNGQSVGDPKTDLPKLRSHIGMVFQNFELFPHLSIRQNLTIGQVKVLGRSEEEATEKGLKYLDRVGLLAHKDKYPGQLSGGQQQRVAIARALSMDPVAMLFDEPTSALDPEMINEVLDVMVGLAQEGMTMMVVTHEMGFAKRVANRIVFMDKGYIVEDCSKDDFFGSPRSERARDFLAKIIH from the coding sequence ATGATCGACATTAAGAATGTCAGCAAGTGGTACGGCAGCTTTCAAGTGCTGACCGACTGCACGACCCATGTCTCCAAGGGCGACGTGATGGTGGTGTGCGGCCCGTCCGGTTCCGGCAAGTCGACCCTGATCAAGACCGTCAACGGCCTGGAACCGTTCCAGAAGGGCCAGATCGTGGTCAACGGCCAGTCGGTCGGCGACCCGAAAACCGACCTGCCGAAGCTGCGCTCGCACATTGGCATGGTGTTCCAGAATTTCGAACTGTTCCCGCACCTGTCGATCCGCCAGAACCTCACCATCGGCCAGGTCAAGGTGCTTGGCCGCAGCGAGGAAGAGGCAACCGAGAAGGGGCTCAAGTACCTTGACCGCGTCGGCCTGCTGGCGCACAAGGACAAGTACCCGGGCCAGCTCTCCGGCGGCCAGCAGCAGCGCGTGGCGATTGCGCGCGCGCTGTCGATGGACCCGGTCGCGATGCTGTTCGACGAGCCGACCTCGGCGCTCGATCCCGAGATGATCAACGAAGTGCTGGACGTAATGGTCGGCCTGGCACAGGAAGGCATGACCATGATGGTGGTCACCCACGAAATGGGGTTCGCCAAGAGGGTCGCCAACCGCATCGTGTTCATGGACAAGGGCTACATCGTCGAGGATTGCAGCAAGGACGACTTCTTCGGCTCGCCGCGCTCGGAGCGTGCCCGCGACTTCCTGGCGAAGATCATTCACTGA